The Amaranthus tricolor cultivar Red isolate AtriRed21 chromosome 14, ASM2621246v1, whole genome shotgun sequence DNA window TACATATGATGACAATGCTATCACCAACGCTGTTGAAATATTTAACAGTCTGAGGTAATGTAATCTTGGCAAGTAAGCACCGTGAGTTAATCTATTTTGATACTGGACCTCGTTACATGGAAATCCTTTGCTGCAGTGGCTGTTATCATTTTATGGTGTAAAATAATGACTCTGGGATACGGGAATTCGATATGGAGAGATTTCAGCTTTTAAAGAATTTCTGTTTTCCTTGGTCTGTAAATGTGAGTATTTCTATCTTTATGTTTTGTGCATCATTTGTTTCCTTCCCTCTACAGCACGCCTCCTAGGAAAAATTTGACCCAATGAAggtagaaaaggaaaaaaaaatccatttagggggggggggggggggggttgtgtgtgtgtgtgtgtggaggGGGTTGTCACATCTGTATACTGCATTCATTGCTACCTGGAACGACATTCAGTTAGGAACAGGGAACGGGAATAAGAACAAGGAATGCAACCTTGATTGACTCGTGAAAGATTGGGTACGGGATAATTAtgtgaaaaaaatatgtttgaaaacaaaattaaattaaaatgattttttgctttaagaaattgtttttaagtggaatttttttggttttctacGTTTTATCTTGTTTTTTTCCTCccttttattctttaattagtaaatgaaggccaaaatactttttaaaaaaggtCTTTCACACCGGGTTGTAACCTTAAGCGATTTGGGTCGCGTTTCGTGGTGATTAGGGACGAACGTTCCCGGATCTTGGAACGTGATTACGTTCCACGTTCCATGTAACTATGTTgcatttgtttgattttagtcGCACAACcttttctagcttatgactctTTCTTTGACGCAGCACACATCAATTAGCCCAGATCGAAAGCTCATTGCTGTTGTGGGTGATCATGTTGACGGTTTGCTTGTCGATTCACAAAGCGGAAAGGTATGGAAAAATACTCTTAAAGGCGTGAGCATCTTTATGTTCCTGTTTTTGGCCATATTTTGGTATATCTATAGGCTGATATTTGCTGTATTCAAGTATAATATAGTATTTAAGATGGTGTTAGGTTGAATGGATCTCTTAAggttcttatatatatatatatatatatatatatatatatatatatatatatatatatatatatatatatatatatatattagttggcAAAATTTCATAGTTTATGATGGATGTTTTGTTGCATATTTTTTATCGAGCTTATTGTGAGGAGAGGAGTAGCTCAAAACAGAAGTCTCAAGGATGAAAAGATTGGGCTTCTGACTTTCTGATGTTGGGAGGTTATATAGATTGTTGTAGTTGTCAGTTTTTACAGAATATGtctggtaatgggaatgaaatacTAATATGGTAAGTAACTTGGATGGGCAATTAGCATTTTTTACATAATGTGGTTATAGATGTGAGAGTTTTCTTGTGACATAAAGCTGGATGGCTCTTCATTTCTTCCTTGATTCGTGATGCGATTTTCTCCCCCTTTTGTTAATTTAGGTTTTTGTTGCTCTAACTCTTCACTTCAACTTAAGTAGCCAGCCCTTAGTACTTGGATATTGCCTATGGGTAGAATATTTAGTACCCACCTCAAATTGGTTCAAAATTTTTGGGATTGTTTTTCTAAAATTAGACACATTTCCTCATACAAAATTTTTGGTCTTTATCAGATGAAAATAGGGGGGCTTTGAGCttcattttatatattgtatCTTGATAAGGACTGTTAATGTTCAACTTCATTTCTTCTTCAGGTATTCGAGATTAGGTTTGTGCTGTATGTCTGATTCGTTTTTGTTACAGTGCCATAATGGACACACACTTTGTTCAGCATGTAAAACAAGGGTTCACAATCGGTGCCCCACCTGTAGACAAGAGCTTCGGGAAATTTGATGTTTGGCATTAGAGAAGGTGGCCGAGTCTTTTGAACTTCCTTGCAAATATAGATCATTTGGTTTCACGGAAATTTCTCCTTATTATAGCAAGCTGAAGCATGAAGCTCTTTGTAACTTCAGACCATTCAGCTGCCCATATGCAGGTTATGAGTGGACATGCATATTGGTTTCTCACATCAGAGATAATCACAAAGTGGACATGCATATTGGTTGTACATTCAATCATCGCTATGTAAAGTCTAATCCTCTTGAAGTTGACAACGCCACTTGGTTGTTAACTTTAAGTAATTATCGGTTTCATGTTTTATTAGGGCTAATATGTGGTATTAGCTGTATTTAAGTAGGTTTGTTGCCTTGGGAACATTAGGTGCTAAGAATCATATATAAATCGAATTTTCGTATTATTCGAGTTGCAGATTTCTTCTAATGCAAAACCCATGTTCATATGAGTTCTCATTGTTAGATTTGGCTGTTTTTAAGCTCGTCCATATGATCTCATTTCAAAAAGAAATGTCCAGAAATCATTTGATGTTCAAATGTCAACATGCTTTTATCTGTTGGAAGTTTGGAAACATAGAATATAGAAGAAATTATTGAAATTTTCAGGTTTTGAGTTTTGATGCTTCACTTCTCTCATGATTTGGGATTTCCATAACTACATAGAGCAATTCGAGTATTGGACATGAAACAAATAGAATCTCATGAGAGATAAAGTTGGTTACAAAATTTTTAAGTTGAATAACATCGAAAGAGTTTCTGAATGTCATCTAATTTTCTATACTACATAATCCTTGGCCGTCTCGGAACATACTACGATTTCTAGTGGAATAGGACATGACCCTAAACTAGattattttccctttttgaAGTCTGAGTCCCTAGAATCATATCCGCTGGCTTGTTTATATAACTTGATATTGAACTTGAATTGCCGCACAAAAAGCTCTGTATAACGAAGCTTAGGGTGGAAGTTGAAACAAATTATCAGGAAATTTGTTGGAGAGTTTTCACGAGTCGGGAAGATTTATAAGAGTATTACTCCATCTGTCCCAAAAGATTTTCTTTTTAGTCCGTGTCATTGGATTtatcctatttttattttttgcattCACTTTAATTCTCGACCACACATTTGACTTTTTCATTTTGTCCACACATTTTTCTCCCTTTTCTATAAAATACACCTTTTTACCActtttattcacttttttttatatttatttcaattgCACGTAGGACTATTCATTTTAGATAGAGGGAGTAAATAAGTGGcttaaataaacttatttgcTCTTGGCAGTTTGCAAATGATCATTGTGTAGTTGCACATTTATAAATGATGATAAGTGCAAGTTTTATCAATGTTTGTGGTGGTCTTATTTTGCTGTAATTAtcttcttttttaggttttctattGTTTTGGCGAATCTTCTGCTTGCATTTTGAACGTTTCAGCTTAGCATGGCTCCGATTTCTATGGCCTTTCTACGGTTCATGGGCGACGAAACCGATGCTCGAAAATACAGTTATAGCTTAGAAGTGGGTGGATATGGGAGGAAAATGACATGGGAGGAAACCTCACGAAGCATTCATGATAGCCACAAAAAGGTTAGAGACAGTCATGACGGCCTCGTTATGCCTCGTATATTAGCACTTTTTTTCTCAGGTGAGGATAGGAAAGAGCTAAAGCTTCGGATCACTAGAAGAATATGGAAGGAACAGAATCTAGAATTGACTGCCTGCATATCAAATCTTTGCAATTGATGATCAATTTTGCACAAAATTCTGCTGCGTTCATATTCTAGTCATATTCACATTTTTCACCATTATTGAGTTTTTGACTCGCGGGGCAAATCACAAAAGTATCATCTAGATATCAGGCTGTATATTTTGTGCTTATGATGTTAAGATAGGCGAGTGATTGTGATTATGGTCTGGGAAGTTGTTGTGTGCTTACACTAACATGAGAAGCTCCTAATTGAAACTCCGGTCAGAACGCACGAACTTCTGTTTGATAGTTTTATGTTGTATACGAAAATTGATtcatttgaataaaaaataaattggacCGAGCCCTCTGGCTCTGTCATAGATGAAAGTTGCTACTAAGGATCTGTGGATTGGTATACTTCCCGCGAAGAGGAAGCTTTGTTTGGAGAAAAGAAATCATACTCGTGGTGATGTAAAGTAAAGTATTTAAACACTTGGAGATATGTTGTACTTCGCacactttactatttttagacCCCCAtcctttctcttttattttggaaagtTGTTTGTAAGGACACTTTATCTTATGTGAAAAAGACGAATAAGTCTAAGATTTAAAtacataaatcaaaacaaatcaacaagGAACATCAATAactcataatataatatttttaggaaactgatttttcaaGGCAAAAAATTCTTTTGTCAAGGCTAATTTTACCACCTCTTGCCTCTTGCCTCTTGCCCATAATCTTCAATTAACTCTTCTATtcaaacactattttgtgtcaAATCTCGTCAATTtctcaaaaaagaaataatttacTTATTGATTCTCGGGTAACTCTAGCATCAATGcttcaaaaatttaaaacaaataagtaatttcaacaaaaaaatattaaaattgagcTTTGGGTaagcttaatttcaaaaataaacgtCTTCATGTCCGAGGCTAAAGTCAggtatgttcgcagttactaacaacaaataaaaaaattggtcaaaaaaagtcaaaattgtttgttaggagggacaaaaaaacacaaaaattgtttgttcgcagttacaaaTTGCAAACAAACCTGATTTCTATTTTTCCATCCCTTCTAACGTTACGACAATCTCTCCCTTTTGTTCGTAGTTATTAACTacgaacaaacaattttgactaattttttgttcgctgttagtaaccgCTAACATACTTGACCTTAAGTTCGAACatgaagacgcttatttttggaattaagtttatccaaagttttttttttaatttttatttttgttaaaattgcttatttgttttacattttCCAATGCCTTCGATGGGTTGGAGCCGCCAACAACGTTAAGAGCTTCACACTAAAATGAAAAAGCAGTGATGGGGTTTCTTTGACCTCCAAGCCAATTTTAACCCAACATAAACAGTTTAAACCGTTTCTAATTTATAAACCATGGTGCAATACTGCAACACATTATAAAAGGTAAAGGCTTGAAAATGAAACTTATTCTATCCTCTCCGATAACAAAATATTCTGAAAACTTCAAAGCTACAGCCTAAGAGCTTGAAAATGAACTTAAAATAGTTCCAACACAAATATGACTCAATGTCAAattaaatcaaccactaaaataacaaactcattaaaagcgaAATTATGTTCGACTACTTGAACAAATCAATTCAACTTTGCGGCTGATAACTATTATGTAATCTTATAAAGTTTGGACTGACTTTTCAGGGATATAAACAAACAAGGATCACAATCATCACATAAGAccgaaaacaacaaaaatatatgctaaagccttaatcccaaaataaTGTCTGCAAATAAATACTGAAACCAATTAACCTAAAAGATTGCCTTTAAAAAATtaccatttttttcattttccatCCAAAAGCTATGATCCTGCCAACGGAATCCACCCCCACCAACCAAAAATCATGACACGAAACCCCATCAAAAAAAAGAGGACGCATAAAGGCTCAGCAATTGAAATACAGTTCTTCTCATTGATTTAGTCAATTTACCTAAAGAAAACAATAAGCTCAGATTGAAAGCCAGTTTTTATGTACGCGATTTTAAAATGAAGGTATGTAAAATATGTTGGTCATAATTGGACGGAAAACTACTTATTTTCCTTATGCTTAACCGTCGCAAGGTATTGTGCAGCCAGTTTTTTGACCTTCTCACCTTCCTTGATTAGAAAATTAGCATTCTTCTCCTTTGAGTGATATTTCATCACTTTCTCCGTTGTTTTCTTCACTGTCCATCTATATTGCTCAACGGTTATCACGCCACTTTTGCAGAATGGCCTGACGTGCTCTTTAATATAAGCTTCAACCTGTATCATATACGTTACAATCATTCATTATACAGAGGTTTCACTACACAGCCACACGAGGCCGCTCCCATGCAAACAAACACAAGCCATAACAAGCAGTAACATATGTGAAGTTCAATACCTTTTTAAGCACAGAGTTAGGTTGCTCGCTTTTCTTGTCAACCACTAGAACACCATCCTTCTCATCCTTGGGCTTTTGTATAGGATCAGAAGGGTCAGAAGTGTTTGTCTCGACATTAATTCCTTGAACAGAGTCAGTGACAACTTTTGTCGTATCAGAATTGCTGATGTTAAGATTACTAGCAATATGCAAAGCTAAATTTTCAACTGGAACCAGATCAGGGATTTGTTGGGTTAATGGCTCCTTCTCTGGGCCATATAGCTCCTCACATTCAGCAACCAAAAGCACTTCACCTTCCCCAACCAAAGGGGTATCTCCAGCAAGTGGTACGGAATCTACCTTATCTTCTATAGTTGAGCCCTCACAGCCAGGATCATTGGGACATCCTGGCAAGTTTGGTGGGCTTGATAGATTATCAGCCTTTGGCAAATCCTGCTCTTTAGCCTCTAAACCATTATCCAACGTATTTGAACTCAGAGTTGAAAAAACAACTTTCACTTTTGACTCCGCCTCTTCTGCTTGCGCCTTTGAAGCAACGATTGCTTTGCAGTAGTACCAATATAGTCCTCTTCATCTAAATCATACTCGAAATCACCATAAATATCTAGATCTGGGTGACAATCCATTTCAAATATGCTCTTTACTTCTTTGACCTCTCCGAAGGACTCATCATCTTTGAAATATTCCATTTTATGAAGTGGACTATTTGGAGGAGAATCAGACAAAAGACCAGCTGCTCTTAAAGCTTCTAGTGCTTCAGAATTAAGAGGCTCCGGTGTCAAAGATTGATCACCAGTGCAGGAAACTGGTACAGAGGGTGAAGTAGGAGGAGTGTCAGAAATACTGGTATTTGTATGATTACGTATTTCTTGTGAACAAAGGTTCAAAGGTTCAAATAGACAGCTTTGCTGCTGGACCTATCTGCAACCTGCTTTTC harbors:
- the LOC130799471 gene encoding E3 ubiquitin-protein ligase SINAT5-like gives rise to the protein MAPISMAFLRFMGDETDARKYSYSLEVGGYGRKMTWEETSRSIHDSHKKVRDSHDGLVMPRILALFFSGEDRKELKLRITRRIWKEQNLELTACISNLCN